In a single window of the Limnochorda sp. L945t genome:
- a CDS encoding efflux RND transporter periplasmic adaptor subunit, producing the protein MGHLSEQPRYDRPIFAEGRPSTPPPSRGAGTAGGSGSRPPRRPLLGSAQARLALVFVAFLGLLAGGGYVVAVRQNPPYVLDSYEYAEVTRRDFRRLIQVEGQVQPDRVYTLTAPAAAVVQEVRARAGEDVTKGTVLVTLDSPSLLQDLDEARSALINARYSLEDAHLTTQRDVDDAEAALAEARRVEAEAARKLPQQEKLYELGGISKAELDEARKALDDARRKRQDAQRALELANEKRRLTLDQLEAKLETATRAVRRLEDQVARLTVRAPVAGRILALDLDPGDEVKPGDQLVRVADLSRQHVEAGVSALQASQVGPGQQATVTADGKAYPARVTFVAPEATRQGDASVVMVHLALEQAAPLRPFAPVGVEILTGVLKEQPAVERGPFYTSGDGAFVYVVSADGRRAVRRPVRYGVMDGPYIQVVEGLEAGERIITSSYLGFRDRKEILLSPEGGRSR; encoded by the coding sequence GTGGGCCACTTGAGCGAACAGCCGCGCTACGACAGGCCGATCTTCGCGGAGGGGCGACCCTCCACCCCGCCGCCCTCTCGCGGGGCGGGAACGGCAGGGGGGTCAGGGTCTCGCCCGCCCCGTCGGCCGCTTTTGGGGAGCGCTCAGGCACGCCTGGCCCTGGTCTTCGTAGCCTTCCTCGGTCTGCTCGCCGGCGGCGGGTACGTCGTGGCCGTCCGGCAGAACCCGCCGTACGTGCTCGACAGCTACGAGTACGCGGAGGTGACGCGGCGTGACTTCCGCCGCCTGATCCAGGTCGAGGGACAGGTCCAGCCCGATCGGGTGTACACCTTGACCGCTCCGGCGGCAGCCGTGGTGCAGGAGGTACGGGCCCGCGCCGGTGAGGACGTGACGAAAGGCACCGTGCTGGTCACCCTCGACTCGCCGTCGCTGCTCCAGGATCTGGACGAGGCCCGCTCCGCCTTGATCAACGCCCGGTACTCGCTGGAGGATGCCCACCTCACCACTCAGCGCGACGTGGACGACGCCGAGGCTGCCCTGGCCGAGGCCCGCAGGGTCGAAGCCGAGGCCGCCCGCAAGCTGCCCCAGCAGGAAAAGCTCTACGAGCTCGGCGGCATCTCCAAGGCCGAACTGGACGAGGCGCGCAAGGCCCTTGACGACGCCCGCCGTAAGCGACAGGACGCCCAACGCGCCCTCGAGCTGGCCAACGAGAAGCGTCGCCTCACGCTCGACCAGCTCGAGGCCAAGCTGGAGACCGCCACCCGGGCCGTGCGGCGCCTGGAGGACCAGGTGGCCCGCCTGACCGTGCGGGCGCCCGTGGCCGGTCGCATCCTCGCCCTCGACCTCGATCCCGGCGACGAGGTGAAGCCGGGCGACCAGCTCGTACGGGTGGCGGACCTGTCACGCCAGCACGTCGAGGCCGGCGTGAGCGCGCTGCAGGCCTCCCAGGTTGGCCCCGGGCAGCAGGCCACGGTGACGGCCGACGGTAAGGCCTACCCCGCCAGGGTGACGTTCGTCGCCCCGGAGGCGACCCGCCAGGGCGACGCGAGCGTCGTCATGGTGCACCTCGCGCTCGAACAGGCGGCACCCCTGCGACCGTTCGCCCCGGTGGGAGTGGAGATCCTGACGGGTGTGCTGAAGGAGCAGCCCGCCGTCGAACGGGGGCCGTTTTATACCAGCGGGGACGGGGCTTTCGTGTACGTCGTCAGTGCGGACGGGCGCCGGGCCGTGCGCCGGCCGGTGCGCTACGGGGTGATGGACGGGCCTTACATCCAGGTCGTCGAGGGCCTGGAGGCGGGCGAACGCATCATCACCAGCTCGTACCTGGGATTCCGGGACCGCAAGGAGATCCTGCTGTCGCCAGAAGGGGGCCGATCCCGTTGA
- a CDS encoding ABC transporter ATP-binding protein, with protein sequence MNATNAATTARPAEAGEREFIRLENLGKTYYTLREPVEALSGVTLTIRQREMIMVMGPSGSGKTTFLHLLGALDRPTAGSYLLEGVDMTRLSDTQLSRVRNRHFGFVFQSYNLFPELTAVENVEVPMIYGGVPRRQRRERAVQLLQQLGLGHRLKHRPSELSGGEQQRVAIARALANGPTLLLADEPTGNLPTGQGEAIMQILRDLNEHGMTIVVVTHNPEVARYGRRLILLRDGRVVGDHDVASASSVDAILRQVMADTAGVAPGPVPAQEGEAV encoded by the coding sequence TTGAACGCGACGAACGCTGCAACGACCGCTCGGCCGGCGGAGGCCGGAGAGCGCGAGTTCATCCGGCTCGAGAACCTGGGCAAGACCTACTACACGCTGCGAGAGCCCGTCGAAGCTCTCTCCGGCGTCACCCTGACCATCCGCCAGCGCGAGATGATCATGGTGATGGGCCCGTCGGGTTCCGGCAAGACGACCTTCCTGCACCTGTTGGGCGCGCTCGACCGGCCGACGGCGGGGAGCTACCTCCTGGAGGGCGTCGACATGACCCGTCTCTCTGACACCCAGCTCTCCCGGGTGCGCAACCGGCACTTTGGCTTCGTCTTCCAGAGCTACAACCTCTTTCCCGAGCTGACCGCGGTGGAAAACGTGGAGGTCCCCATGATCTACGGGGGCGTGCCACGCCGGCAGCGCCGGGAGCGGGCAGTGCAACTGCTGCAGCAGCTCGGGCTGGGCCATCGTCTCAAGCACCGCCCGTCGGAGCTCTCGGGCGGCGAACAGCAGCGGGTGGCCATCGCCCGGGCGCTCGCCAACGGCCCAACGCTGCTCCTGGCCGACGAGCCCACCGGCAACTTGCCTACGGGGCAGGGCGAGGCCATCATGCAGATCCTCCGGGACCTCAACGAGCACGGGATGACCATCGTGGTGGTCACGCACAACCCGGAGGTGGCCCGCTACGGGCGGCGCCTGATCCTGCTGCGGGACGGGCGGGTCGTCGGGGATCACGACGTCGCCTCGGCCTCCTCGGTCGATGCGATCCTGCGCCAGGTGATGGCGGATACGGCCGGCGTGGCCCCGGGCCCCGTCCCGGCGCAGGAAGGCGAGGCGGTGTGA
- a CDS encoding anhydro-N-acetylmuramic acid kinase produces MTKSRRPRRWCRPAGKDDPGGRWPAYFAAVAGRSREERLVLGAMSGTSSDGVTVALVCTRGQALDRQVRLQAYRTVPYPRALRDLVFRLYPPNVFDGATLARAMVGVTEAFAAAVCELLEHAGTAAGSVHLLSVHGPTLYYEPPGPDNAGRGAFVELMEPSLLAELTGIPVLSDLRSADLAAGGLGAPLSAFADLVLFRHPERGRIIQNVGGIANPTVIGPGASWDTLLCFDTGPGNVLIDGVVSIITGGAEAFDRDGERAARGHVHEGLLAELMAHPYIHRPPPKTTGREVFGLPMARELVCKARALGLTDDDLVATVTAYTAESIAFQYRRFVFPRFPIHEVFLTGGGASNPTLRRMLAERLPGLEVKLLDQLGMPSEAREAVIWAVLGDESALGLPANVPSTSGASHPAILGKLAPGRRFSPGGSRP; encoded by the coding sequence ATGACGAAGAGCCGGCGGCCGCGCCGTTGGTGCCGCCCCGCCGGGAAGGACGACCCGGGGGGCCGGTGGCCGGCCTACTTTGCGGCCGTCGCCGGCCGCTCCCGGGAAGAGCGTCTGGTGCTGGGGGCCATGTCCGGCACCTCGTCGGACGGGGTCACCGTAGCCCTGGTGTGCACGCGCGGCCAGGCCCTGGATCGGCAGGTGCGACTTCAGGCGTATCGCACGGTCCCGTATCCTCGGGCGCTGCGGGACCTCGTTTTCCGCCTGTACCCGCCCAACGTCTTCGACGGCGCCACACTCGCCCGGGCCATGGTGGGCGTGACCGAAGCCTTTGCCGCCGCGGTTTGCGAGCTTCTCGAGCATGCGGGCACCGCGGCCGGATCGGTCCACCTGTTGAGCGTCCACGGGCCCACGCTCTATTACGAACCGCCGGGGCCCGACAACGCCGGCAGGGGTGCCTTCGTCGAACTCATGGAGCCGTCGCTCTTGGCCGAACTCACGGGTATCCCGGTGCTCTCGGATCTGCGTTCCGCGGACCTGGCCGCCGGCGGCCTCGGCGCGCCGTTGAGCGCGTTCGCAGACCTGGTGCTCTTCCGGCATCCCGAGCGAGGACGCATCATCCAGAACGTCGGCGGCATCGCGAACCCGACGGTCATCGGGCCCGGAGCCTCGTGGGACACGTTGCTCTGCTTCGACACGGGGCCGGGCAACGTGCTCATCGACGGCGTGGTCAGCATCATCACCGGCGGCGCGGAGGCGTTCGATCGGGACGGCGAGCGTGCCGCACGGGGCCACGTGCACGAGGGCCTGCTCGCCGAGTTGATGGCTCACCCTTACATCCACCGCCCCCCGCCCAAGACGACGGGTCGCGAGGTCTTCGGCCTGCCCATGGCGCGGGAGTTGGTGTGCAAGGCCCGAGCGCTCGGGTTGACGGACGACGACCTGGTGGCCACCGTCACGGCCTACACGGCCGAGTCGATCGCCTTCCAGTACCGGCGGTTCGTCTTCCCGAGGTTCCCTATCCATGAAGTGTTCCTGACCGGGGGCGGTGCCAGCAACCCGACGCTGCGCCGCATGCTGGCCGAGCGCTTACCCGGCCTCGAAGTCAAACTCCTCGACCAACTCGGGATGCCCTCCGAAGCCCGGGAAGCCGTGATCTGGGCCGTGCTCGGCGACGAAAGCGCGCTGGGGCTACCGGCCAACGTGCCATCGACCAGCGGAGCCAGTCATCCCGCCATTCTCGGGAAGCTCGCACCCGGCCGGCGTTTCTCGCCGGGCGGCTCGCGGCCGTAG
- a CDS encoding SIS domain-containing protein: MSPSTVAAETYLRSVEAILARIRETQTPAIARAGEMMATAIAGGRGVFVFGSGHSVIPVLDVFPRYGSFVGFYPLTDPRLMWFSPVGPGGARELLWLERKEGYVAQFLKSHPLGTGDVTLVFSHGGLNAAPVEVALGARERGSAVVAVTSLANARAHRPAHSSGKHLADVADVAIDNCTAPEDAQVVVEGWQHPVAAASTVAFVAIAQALVASTAQQLAARGVRKDVFVSPNVQGVEPGHNERIFEQYEAWIRTLAR, encoded by the coding sequence ATGTCCCCATCGACGGTGGCAGCAGAGACCTACTTGCGCTCGGTGGAGGCGATCCTGGCCCGCATCCGGGAAACCCAGACGCCCGCCATCGCCCGTGCAGGCGAGATGATGGCGACGGCCATCGCCGGCGGGCGCGGCGTCTTCGTCTTCGGGAGCGGCCACTCCGTGATCCCCGTGCTGGACGTCTTCCCTCGATACGGGAGTTTCGTGGGTTTTTATCCCCTCACCGACCCCCGGCTGATGTGGTTCAGCCCGGTCGGGCCGGGAGGGGCCCGGGAGCTCCTGTGGCTCGAGCGCAAAGAGGGGTACGTGGCGCAGTTCCTCAAGAGCCACCCGCTCGGCACCGGCGACGTCACCCTGGTCTTCTCCCACGGCGGGCTCAACGCGGCGCCCGTCGAGGTGGCCCTGGGAGCCAGGGAGCGCGGGAGTGCGGTCGTGGCCGTCACATCCCTCGCCAACGCCCGCGCCCACCGGCCCGCCCATTCCTCGGGAAAGCATCTGGCGGATGTCGCGGACGTCGCGATCGACAACTGCACCGCTCCGGAGGATGCCCAGGTCGTCGTCGAGGGCTGGCAGCATCCTGTGGCCGCCGCCTCCACGGTCGCCTTCGTGGCCATCGCCCAGGCCCTGGTGGCCTCGACGGCCCAGCAGCTCGCGGCCCGGGGCGTTCGAAAGGACGTCTTCGTCTCGCCCAACGTCCAGGGGGTGGAGCCGGGCCACAATGAACGGATCTTCGAGCAATACGAGGCCTGGATCCGCACCCTCGCCCGCTGA
- a CDS encoding GntR family transcriptional regulator, whose product MRGETQRMGESAQAQNGGGIPGDSRVPLYHRLHDQLRDDIESGVLRPGDRIPTEAELSARFGVSRTTVKQAIQRLVHAGLVYRVQGKGTFVSQPRIPRRFDGLISFHEEMRQRGHTLATELLEAGLVPAARHVASALGVSAGTPVVRITRRRLVDGAPIALQTSFLPGTMAELVDDPVVATGSLYEAMERRFGQRPTQGREEYTAVVVAGDDAARLGVPDGSPCLAVRRFGAFGDGRPVEYTESLLRADRYTLHVELKSVPAGPPPRSVP is encoded by the coding sequence GTGCGCGGGGAAACACAGCGCATGGGCGAAAGCGCGCAGGCGCAAAACGGCGGTGGGATACCGGGCGACAGCCGGGTGCCGCTCTACCACCGCCTGCACGATCAGCTGCGGGACGACATCGAGTCAGGGGTGCTGCGGCCGGGCGACCGGATCCCCACCGAAGCGGAGCTGAGCGCCCGATTCGGGGTGAGCCGCACCACGGTGAAGCAGGCGATCCAGCGGCTCGTCCATGCCGGGCTGGTCTACCGGGTCCAGGGCAAAGGGACTTTCGTGAGCCAGCCCCGCATCCCGCGCCGTTTCGACGGGCTGATCAGCTTCCACGAGGAGATGCGCCAGCGGGGGCACACGCTCGCGACCGAGCTCCTGGAGGCCGGCCTCGTGCCTGCTGCCCGTCACGTGGCCTCGGCCCTTGGGGTGAGCGCCGGCACGCCGGTGGTCCGTATCACCCGCCGGCGCCTGGTGGACGGGGCACCCATCGCCCTGCAAACCAGCTTCCTGCCCGGTACCATGGCGGAGCTCGTCGACGACCCCGTCGTGGCGACGGGCTCCCTGTACGAGGCCATGGAGCGGCGCTTCGGCCAGAGACCCACGCAGGGGCGAGAGGAATACACGGCCGTGGTCGTGGCCGGGGATGACGCGGCCAGGCTCGGGGTGCCCGACGGTAGCCCCTGCCTTGCGGTACGCCGCTTCGGCGCGTTCGGCGACGGGCGGCCGGTGGAGTACACGGAGTCGCTGCTGCGGGCGGATCGGTACACCCTGCACGTGGAGCTCAAGAGCGTGCCGGCCGGCCCGCCGCCCCGGTCCGTCCCGTGA
- a CDS encoding DUF1641 domain-containing protein translates to MLEKVEGSGTGGHRADGGPGQRPETPAAVALQERPVTTEPSQVTTRVMARLEALEASGALDTLVEAAGAFKALMDSMTPGVLARMAGLASDAGLLLDEVLQSGRPVLVDAVRALGDAARESRGRTRAPGIRELWQMARDPDTRRGLAFLLGLARALGARMRA, encoded by the coding sequence ATGCTGGAGAAGGTCGAGGGCAGCGGCACCGGCGGCCATCGCGCGGACGGCGGGCCCGGGCAGCGCCCGGAGACTCCCGCCGCCGTCGCGCTGCAGGAGCGGCCGGTGACGACCGAGCCTTCGCAGGTAACGACGAGGGTCATGGCCAGGCTGGAAGCGCTGGAGGCGTCGGGTGCGCTCGATACCCTGGTCGAGGCGGCCGGCGCCTTCAAGGCGCTCATGGATTCCATGACGCCGGGCGTCCTGGCGCGGATGGCGGGCCTCGCCTCCGATGCAGGGCTGTTACTGGACGAGGTCTTGCAAAGCGGCCGGCCGGTGCTGGTCGACGCCGTCCGGGCGCTGGGGGATGCAGCGCGGGAAAGCCGCGGCCGGACGCGTGCACCGGGCATACGGGAGCTGTGGCAGATGGCCAGGGACCCCGACACCCGCCGGGGGCTCGCCTTCCTGCTGGGCTTGGCCCGAGCGCTCGGCGCGCGGATGCGGGCCTGA
- a CDS encoding ABC transporter permease produces the protein MAADAYRAGPVAVSGRPAVGGLLGLAGRQLKSRWLETLLIVAGLAVGSAVLTAGVSFVSYTGALTSRQIALVPDLRAITVRPKGIDWQSLFSGQAPPAQRIEPRLLEPVKLTRADLRAVKSTVPGIAYVATGMTEPQGLRAIDDRPVATIPAPANNDRPASGGQGAATGPSAGPPERLMLRTTTPDVFGYLNLRTLAGAPFTWEDYDAGRQVMAVDEILAKRLFPGLEPGQVVGHTVSTEKARWSVVAVVSADPLTQFAPELKASGLGYVPDTALAQSSGALSDVLPAIAVVPQDPARTGEVIQALQTYFDGKYGAGRVQLDSPLAQLEEITRNQRAFMVSAMVLASLGMIIAAVNILNLFMARVVRRRRLLGLSVALGASRRLLFVQTALEAIILGIAGSALGVALAAPLLGGLYGMIQGSMQQFLELLQMPPLGLTPAGAAVGIGSGLLLSLVFGAYPAWVSSRTHPAEVLRGE, from the coding sequence ATGGCAGCCGACGCGTACCGCGCGGGCCCCGTGGCCGTATCGGGACGCCCGGCGGTCGGAGGGCTACTGGGGCTGGCCGGGCGCCAGCTCAAGAGCCGCTGGCTCGAGACCCTGCTCATCGTGGCGGGGCTTGCCGTGGGCAGCGCCGTGCTGACGGCCGGGGTCTCCTTCGTCTCTTACACGGGCGCGCTCACCAGCCGCCAGATCGCCCTGGTGCCCGACCTCCGGGCCATCACGGTGCGGCCCAAGGGGATCGACTGGCAGAGCCTCTTCAGCGGTCAGGCGCCGCCGGCGCAGCGGATCGAGCCCCGGTTGCTGGAGCCCGTGAAGCTCACCCGGGCGGACCTGCGGGCGGTCAAGTCCACCGTCCCCGGCATCGCGTACGTGGCCACCGGCATGACCGAGCCCCAGGGGTTGCGGGCGATCGACGACCGCCCCGTCGCCACGATCCCCGCTCCGGCGAACAACGACCGGCCGGCGAGCGGCGGGCAAGGGGCGGCCACCGGGCCGAGCGCCGGGCCGCCCGAACGCCTGATGTTGCGGACCACGACACCGGACGTCTTCGGCTATCTCAACTTGCGCACGCTGGCGGGAGCGCCGTTCACGTGGGAGGACTACGACGCCGGCCGGCAGGTGATGGCGGTCGACGAGATCCTGGCCAAACGGCTCTTCCCCGGGCTCGAGCCGGGCCAGGTCGTGGGGCACACGGTCTCCACCGAAAAGGCCCGGTGGAGCGTGGTGGCCGTGGTCAGCGCCGATCCGCTCACCCAATTTGCCCCCGAGCTCAAGGCCAGCGGCCTGGGCTACGTACCCGACACCGCGCTGGCGCAAAGCTCGGGCGCTTTGAGCGACGTGCTCCCTGCCATCGCCGTGGTGCCGCAGGACCCGGCCCGCACCGGGGAGGTCATCCAGGCGCTGCAGACTTACTTCGACGGCAAGTACGGAGCGGGCCGGGTGCAACTCGACTCGCCCCTCGCCCAGCTCGAAGAGATCACCCGCAACCAGCGAGCGTTCATGGTCAGCGCCATGGTGCTCGCCAGCCTCGGGATGATCATCGCGGCGGTCAACATCCTCAACCTGTTCATGGCCCGGGTGGTGCGCCGCCGCCGGTTGCTGGGCCTGTCGGTCGCCCTGGGGGCGAGCCGGCGGCTGTTGTTCGTGCAGACGGCGCTCGAGGCCATCATCCTCGGCATCGCCGGGTCGGCGCTGGGAGTGGCGCTGGCGGCGCCGCTCCTCGGCGGCCTTTACGGGATGATCCAGGGGAGCATGCAGCAGTTCCTGGAGTTGCTCCAGATGCCCCCGCTCGGTCTCACTCCGGCCGGGGCTGCCGTCGGGATCGGGTCCGGATTGCTGCTGAGCCTGGTCTTCGGCGCCTACCCGGCCTGGGTGAGTTCGCGGACACACCCCGCGGAGGTGCTCCGGGGCGAGTAG
- a CDS encoding ROK family protein: MPAQDKPTSVIAVDVGGTQLRAARVTRDGRVVERAALPVSAPDDGAALTRQLLDLVRPLLVPDAGAVGVGLPAVIDRMSGRVEWAPHLPGWNGTPLARALAEELEMPVVLEYDGHAAALGEHWAGAGRGVEDMVCLVVGTGVGGGIIAGGRLIRGHTNLAGATGWMGVPTRVDVRDPELSGMGVLEGLIAGPGIERAAARRIGRPVPSKEVFDKAAAGDPDCGAIVRDALEHLSWGLVNVVSMLDPALVLLGGSVGLRLGAYAADLEATVRKFAQPWSARRVRIAPAGLGGDAGLLGAARSALDYLETRR, translated from the coding sequence ATGCCTGCCCAGGACAAGCCCACGTCCGTGATAGCCGTCGACGTCGGCGGCACGCAGTTGCGAGCCGCCCGGGTGACCCGCGACGGACGGGTCGTGGAGCGGGCGGCCCTACCCGTCTCAGCCCCGGACGATGGAGCAGCCCTCACCCGGCAGCTCCTGGACCTGGTGCGGCCCCTGCTCGTACCGGACGCAGGCGCCGTCGGCGTGGGCCTGCCTGCCGTCATCGACCGCATGTCGGGCCGGGTGGAGTGGGCCCCTCACCTGCCAGGCTGGAACGGCACCCCGCTGGCCCGCGCGCTGGCCGAGGAGCTGGAGATGCCGGTGGTGCTCGAGTACGACGGCCACGCAGCGGCCCTCGGTGAGCACTGGGCCGGTGCCGGACGTGGCGTGGAGGACATGGTCTGCCTCGTCGTCGGCACGGGCGTCGGAGGCGGTATCATCGCGGGTGGCCGACTCATCCGTGGACACACCAACCTCGCAGGGGCCACCGGATGGATGGGCGTCCCGACCCGGGTGGACGTTCGTGACCCGGAGCTCTCAGGCATGGGCGTTCTCGAAGGGCTCATCGCCGGGCCGGGCATCGAGCGGGCAGCTGCCCGTAGGATCGGGCGCCCCGTCCCATCCAAAGAGGTGTTCGACAAGGCCGCGGCCGGCGACCCCGATTGCGGCGCGATCGTCCGGGACGCCCTGGAGCACCTCTCGTGGGGGTTGGTCAACGTGGTGTCCATGCTCGACCCGGCGCTGGTGCTCTTGGGAGGAAGCGTGGGGCTGCGTCTGGGCGCATACGCCGCCGACCTGGAGGCCACGGTCCGGAAGTTCGCCCAGCCGTGGTCCGCCCGGCGCGTCCGGATCGCCCCGGCGGGGCTCGGAGGCGACGCGGGCCTGCTGGGTGCGGCGCGCTCGGCGCTCGACTACCTGGAAACCCGGCGTTGA
- a CDS encoding ABC transporter permease translates to MKVIFHVLRAHWGRSLMAVLQIGVAVGAVVAIVATGIPTLMGTGMGSAQLLEASYSAVGQEVNQFTQETIPVFTPDDVGVVVSQAEAVEAAAIFSPQTIVLVQAGQDVYATRGFAAVTPQLARIAGLEMVAGSFFTDADIQEREARVAAVSEPLARMLFGSAQAAVGQTLTMRPLREAMALMGFAAPGEQKGSEQSPQSLRVVGVYRPLTGDAVFQDLPMMLPATANPAMGETGSGREPRYSALYVKPKPGRVQEAQESVRLLLAPRVEQRAADPRYRDRIAGRTYELTVREPFTSSTLRSILSWQVAVTAGVGLLAAVVGGIAVLTVSLVNVTEQVRAIALRRALGATRRRVLGEILAQSLVLSGLGGLVGILLAWPIERLLEPALPTVSFLGGRLGEAYVALGWMIAVPAGLLLALGIGTLAGLYPAWDASRTAPAEAWREVA, encoded by the coding sequence TTGAAGGTCATTTTCCACGTGCTGCGAGCCCACTGGGGACGCAGCCTCATGGCCGTGCTGCAAATAGGGGTCGCGGTCGGGGCCGTCGTGGCCATCGTGGCGACCGGGATCCCGACGCTCATGGGCACGGGCATGGGTTCGGCGCAGCTGCTCGAGGCCTCTTACAGCGCGGTCGGGCAGGAGGTCAACCAGTTCACGCAGGAGACCATCCCCGTCTTCACGCCCGATGACGTTGGGGTGGTCGTCTCCCAGGCGGAGGCCGTGGAAGCCGCGGCCATCTTCAGCCCGCAGACCATCGTGCTGGTGCAGGCCGGCCAGGACGTCTACGCCACGCGGGGGTTCGCGGCCGTCACCCCGCAACTGGCCCGCATCGCGGGGCTCGAGATGGTGGCGGGCAGCTTTTTCACGGATGCCGACATCCAGGAGAGGGAGGCCCGGGTGGCCGCGGTCTCGGAGCCTCTGGCCCGGATGCTCTTCGGGAGTGCCCAGGCGGCCGTCGGCCAGACGCTGACCATGCGCCCGCTGCGTGAAGCGATGGCGCTGATGGGTTTCGCGGCGCCCGGGGAGCAGAAGGGTTCCGAGCAGTCGCCCCAGTCCTTGCGGGTCGTGGGGGTTTACCGGCCCCTGACGGGGGACGCGGTGTTCCAGGATCTTCCGATGATGCTCCCCGCCACGGCCAACCCCGCCATGGGCGAGACCGGCTCGGGCCGCGAACCCCGGTACTCGGCGCTGTACGTGAAGCCCAAGCCCGGGCGGGTGCAGGAAGCGCAGGAGTCCGTGCGGCTGCTGCTCGCTCCCCGCGTGGAGCAGCGAGCCGCCGATCCCCGCTACAGAGACCGCATCGCCGGGCGCACCTACGAACTCACCGTGCGGGAGCCGTTCACCAGCTCCACCCTGCGCTCCATCCTGTCCTGGCAGGTCGCCGTGACCGCCGGCGTCGGGCTGCTCGCCGCCGTCGTGGGCGGCATCGCGGTGCTGACGGTCTCGCTCGTCAACGTGACCGAGCAGGTCCGGGCCATCGCCCTTCGCAGGGCGCTCGGCGCCACCCGGCGGCGCGTCCTCGGCGAGATCCTGGCCCAAAGCCTGGTCTTGTCCGGGCTGGGAGGCCTGGTGGGCATCCTCCTGGCCTGGCCCATCGAGCGCCTGCTGGAGCCGGCTCTGCCGACCGTGAGCTTCCTCGGGGGAAGGCTCGGGGAGGCCTACGTGGCGCTCGGATGGATGATCGCCGTCCCGGCCGGGTTGCTGCTTGCGCTCGGCATCGGGACGCTGGCGGGGCTCTACCCGGCCTGGGACGCCTCCCGCACGGCGCCGGCCGAGGCATGGCGGGAGGTCGCCTGA